Proteins encoded in a region of the Populus alba chromosome 13, ASM523922v2, whole genome shotgun sequence genome:
- the LOC118060767 gene encoding zinc finger protein GAI-ASSOCIATED FACTOR 1, protein MSNTTGDGTGSFSSGGTGGDEVHLNSSAAAAAAAANSNGSTITQQPPLKRKRNLPGNPDPSAEVIALSPSTLMATNRFVCEICNKGFQRDQNLQLHRRGHNLPWKLKQRTTAEIRKRVYVCPEPSCVHHNPARALGDLTGIKKHFCRKHGEKKWKCDKCSKKYAVQSDWKAHVKTCGTKEYKCDCGTIFSRRDSFITHRAFCDALAEENTKANQGLMPNMEQNLRGQVPNLIPSMAPINNNPNQSTMMSSFNHLEAKNPLSLPQELMSTPPKPSSGSMFSNGTTGLFGGSRSMSPSLQLNANSSTIFEGNGLHNLSGSASMSATALLQKAAQMGATASGNNVSSPMMQKSFVTSMAPPTFGTMHAQNDQSHVIGGDDGYANQFFSASGGVENSVLNDMGIFSAVLDQNNSLFKTMEHASSNNENVFQGANSNPGLSSPTGGANPSGLSRFSTGDVMTVDFLGLGGSRQRNLHEQHNHQEMEFTRGISHPRMQGLNHFEQAAAAAALKKPMWDV, encoded by the exons ATGTCAAATACCACAGGTGATGGCACTGGCAGCTTCTCTTCTGGGGGTACTGGTGGAGATGAAGTTCActtaaactcaagtgctgctgctgctgctgctgctgctaacAGCAATGGCTCCACTATCACTCAACAACCTCCGCTCAAGAGGAAAAGAAATCTTCCAGGAAATCCAG ATCCCAGTGCTGAAGTTATTGCTCTATCACCAAGCACTCTTATGGCTACAAATCGATTTGTATGTGAGATTTGCAACAAAGGATTCCAAAGGGACCAGAATCTTCAATTGCATCGGCGAGGCCATAATCTACCATGGAAGCTAAAGCAAAGAACAACTGCTGAAATCCGAAAAAGGGTTTATGTTTGTCCAGAACCTTCATGTGTCCATCACAATCCGGCTCGAGCATTAGGTGATCTTACAGGGATTAAGAAGCACTTTTGTCGAAAACATGGAGAAAAGAAGTGGAAATGCGATAAATGCTCAAAGAAATATGCAGTGCAGTCGGATTGGAAAGCTCATGTAAAGACTTGTGGCACCAAGGAATACAAATGTGACTGTGGCACCATATTCTCCAG GAGGGATAGTTTCATTACTCATAGGGCTTTCTGCGATGCCCTAGCTGAAGAAAATACAAAAGCAAATCAAGGATTAATGCCCAACATGGAACAAAACTTACGAGGCCAAGTCCCCAACCTCATACCCTCCATGGCGCCCATCAACAATAATCCAAACCAATCCACCATGATGTCTAGTTTTAACCATCTAGAGGCTAAGAACCCACTGTCATTACCTCAAGAACTCATGTCGACACCACCTAAACCCTCATCGGGAAGCATGTTTTCAAACGGTACCACAGGCCTTTTTGGTGGTTCAAGAAGCATGTCTCCATCCCTCCAGTTGAATGCAAATTCATCAACAATCTTTGAAGGAAACGGCCTTCATAATTTATCGGGCTCAGCATCAATGTCAGCGACAGCATTGTTGCAAAAAGCAGCTCAGATGGGTGCGACTGCAAGTGGTAATAATGTGAGCTCTCCCATGATGCAAAAGAGCTTTGTCACAAGCATGGCACCCCCAACTTTTGGTACAATGCATGCCCAAAATGACCAATCTCATGTGATAGGTGGTGACGATGGATATGCTAACCAGTTTTTCAGTGCGAGTGGTGGGGTTGAGAACTCAGTATTGAATGACATGGGGATTTTCAGTGCAGTTttagatcaaaacaattcattaTTTAAGACTATGGAGCATGCTAGTAGCAACAATGAGAATGTTTTTCAAGGTGCAAATTCAAATCCTGGTTTGAGTAGTCCAACGGGTGGAGCTAATCCAAGTGGTTTATCAAGATTTAGCACTGGGGATGTAATGACAGTTGATTTCTTGGGGTTGGGAGGATCTAGACAAAGGAATCTACATGAACAGCATAATCATCAAGAAATGGAGTTTACTAGAGGAATTAGTCATCCAAGAATGCAAGGGCTGAACCACTTTGagcaagcagcagcagcagcagcactaAAGAAACCCATGTGGGATGTTTGA
- the LOC118060768 gene encoding uncharacterized protein isoform X1: MEIESNQLDHDCNSTEESSVMQIIPPSSPEISGVCGHPIENPRVGDEYQTEIPSMISQSKHLQLLTIPSGSDGIFEASHSFLIGLPVPVMWVDNNKVNNGEDGGCGSLSHPGDAVLTDESSKSRKSKKHCTMKKEGSELNAELLDDGKELKPATFQSNVSGEDNLDQPCKRKSYIPLPGFLHNPWKDADVDGFILGLYIFGKNLVQIKRFIDKEMGEILSFYYGKFYKSDAYRRWSDTRKTKRKKCVCGHRIFTGWRQQELFSRLDPHVPVHFRNTFQEVSLEFTKGKISLEDYVFNLKAIVGIQVLVEAVGIGKGKDDLTGLAMEPVKGNPLFPECPVGKDCSSLAASDIIKLLTGGFRLSKARCNDIFWEAVWPRLLARGWHSEQPKNQGYVDTSHYLVFLIPGIKKFSRRKLVKGNHYFDSVSDVLSKVASEPTLIELEAEETRGSICNEEDGWDIGVPSSLDDQSICQPRHYLKPQVSKRNLNHVKFTVVDSSLGGGKKLSKVKEMRYSTDDLKVVSLFTTLSSRTPRIFSESSLDKNDLDALGMSLDGEKIMNNVDCNEGSTSHACSSNSTKFTIVDTSLVRGGTSVRPRELRCLPVEYDSASEMTNSTENEADSSDNSLVQHAPDAANRSDHRKGIFDRSIHDKSSELKGHRSRGTLKHQSSRRSKSRQSNNLVPLVKRRRLTACSDTEISNVIENFSGGIRSKQVGICCALKAPSAGGNAFKARGYRKKLSSTKPSVRGGPKEANGGGMLSANCFGMRKSRRENAEHQSPLLIDLNLPQIALASDNGDVVPMEVENIQRINANNTSFPSPLDNPNADALSTSVDLASAAEEPDMNPRRHSTRSRPMTIKALAALEYGFLEVKKTPKCTGARTHKKSHFKVLSQVPQQSQSKIKSCNVGIGTGDPIEERDASGAFIVE, translated from the exons ATAGAATCAAATCAACTGGATCACGATTGCAATTCCACTGAAGAATCATCTGTTATGCAGATAATTCCTCCAAGTTCTCCTGAGATAAGTGGTGTGTGTGGGCATCCGATAGAGAACCCTCGAGTTGGTGATGAGTATCAGACAGAGATTCCATCCATGATATCGCAATCAAAGCATCTGCAGCTTCTAACAATTCCTTCTGGTTCGGATGGAATATTTGAGGCTTCCCATTCCTTTCTAATAGGTTTACCTGTCCCAGTTATGTGGGTGGATAATAATAAGGTAAACAATGGAGAGGATGGAGGGTGTGGATCGTTGAGCCACCCTGGGGATGCAGTTCTTACAGATGAGTCCAGCAAATCtagaaaaagcaaaaagcatTGTACTATGAAGAAGGAAGGTTCAGAGCTCAATGCTGAATTATTGGATGATGGAAAGGAATTGAAACCAGCAACCTTTCAATCGAATGTCTCAGGTGAAGATAACTTAGATCAGCCGTGTAAAAGAAAAAGCTATATCCCTCTTCCTGGTTTCCTGCATAACCCTTGGAAAGATGCTGATGTAGATGGTTTTATTcttggtttatatatatttggaaaaaaTCTTGTTCAGATAAAGAGATTCATAGACAAGGAGATGGGGGAAATACTGTCATTTTATTATGGGAAATTTTACAAGTCTGATGCATATCGTAGATGGTCAGATACCCgaaagacaaaaagaaagaaatgtgtATGTGGACATAGAATTTTTACAGGGTGGAGACAACAGGAACTGTTCTCTCGTCTGGATCCGCATGTCCCAGTGCATTTTCGAAATACTTTCCAAGAG GTCTCTTTGGAATTTACAAAGGGTAAAATTTCACTAGAAGATTATGTATTCAATTTAAAGGCCATTGTTGGCATCCAAGTTCTTGTAGAAGCTGTTGGTATTGGTAAGGGGAAAGATGATCTCACAGGTCTTGCCATGGAACCTGTAAAGGGCAATCCATTGTTTCCTGAATGTCCAGTAGGCAAAGATTGCTCCTCCCTTGCAGCCAGTGACATAATCAAGCTTTTGACTGGGGGCTTTCGTTTGAGCAAAGCTCGTTGTAATGACATTTTTTGGGAAGCTGTTTGGCCCCGTTTGCTGGCAAGAGGGTGGCACTCTGAACAACCAAAGAATCAGGGTTATGTTGATACCAGTCACTATCTTGTTTTTCTCATTCCTGGCATTAAGAAGTTCTCAAGAAGGAAACTTGTGAAAGGTAATCACTACTTTGACTCTGTCAGTGATGTTTTGAGCAAAGTTGCATCAGAACCAACACTTATTGAGCTTGAAGCTGAAGAAACTAGAGGCAGCATCTGCAATGAGGAGGATGGCTGGGATATAGGAGTACCGTCTAGCCTGGATGATCAATCCATTTGTCAGCCCCGTCATTATCTTAAACCTCAGGTTTCTAAACGCAATCTGAACCATGTGAAGTTCACTGTTGTGGATTCTAGTTTGGGTGGAGGGAAAAAATTATCCAAGGTGAAAGAAATGAGATATTCAACAGATGATTTGAAAGTTGTGTCCTTGTTCACCACTCTTTCAAGTAGAACTCCGAGGATTTTTTCGGAGAGCTCACTGGATAAAAATGATCTGGATGCTCTTGGTATGTCATTGGATGGTGAAAAGATAATGAATAACGTAGACTGCAATGAGGGTAGTACATCTCATGCATGCAGCTCAAACTCTACAAAGTTCACCATTGTAGATACCAGTTTGGTCCGTGGAGGAACATCAGTCAGGCCAAGAGAACTAAGATGTTTACCAGTTGAGTATGACTCTGCTTCTGAAATGACCAATTCAACTGAGAATGAAGCGGATTCCTCTGACAATTCACTGGTTCAGCATGCACCAGATGCAGCAAATAGATCCGACCATAGAAAGGGTATATTTGACAGGAGCATCCATGACAAAAGCTCTGAATTGAAAGGACACCGGTCAAGGGGAACTTTAAAGCACCAATCAAGTCGAAGATCAAAATCCAGACAGTCGAATAACTTAGTCCCTCTGGTGAAACGACGGAGACTAACTGCTTGTTCCGATACAGAGATAAGCAATGTCATTGAGAATTTCTCTGGAGGCATTCGGTCAAAACAAGTGGGAATTTGTTGTGCTTTGAAAGCACCAAGTGCTGGTGGTAATGCCTTTAAAGCCCGTGGTTACCGAAAGAAGTTGTCATCAACTAAACCCTCGGTAAGAGGTGGTCCAAAAGAGGCGAATGGTGGAGGGATGTTGAGTGCAAATTGTTTTGGTATGAGAAAGTCTCGTAGAGAAAATGCGGAACATCAATCCCCGCTTTTGATTGATCTGAATCTACCTCAAATTGCTTTAGCCTCTGATAATGGGGATGTGGTGCCGATGGAGGTGGAAAACATCCAAAGAATAAATGCCAATAATACAAGTTTTCCATCTCCATTGGATAATCCTAACGCCGACGCATTGAGCACCTCTGTTGATCTTGCTTCTGCAGCAGAGGAACCTGATATGAACCCTAGAAGACACAGCACAAGAAGCCGACCAATGACCATTAAAGCATTGGCTGCTCTTGAATATGGGTTCTTGGAAGTGAAGAAGACGCCAAAGTGCACTGGAGCTCGTACACACAAGAAATCCCATTTTAAAGTCCTATCTCAGGTCCCACAACAAAgtcaaagtaaaataaagtcATGCAATGTCGGCATTGGTACCGGGGATCCGATTGAAGAAAGGGATGCTAGTGGAGCCTTCATTGTTGAATGA
- the LOC118060768 gene encoding uncharacterized protein isoform X2, protein MEIIPPSSPEISGVCGHPIENPRVGDEYQTEIPSMISQSKHLQLLTIPSGSDGIFEASHSFLIGLPVPVMWVDNNKVNNGEDGGCGSLSHPGDAVLTDESSKSRKSKKHCTMKKEGSELNAELLDDGKELKPATFQSNVSGEDNLDQPCKRKSYIPLPGFLHNPWKDADVDGFILGLYIFGKNLVQIKRFIDKEMGEILSFYYGKFYKSDAYRRWSDTRKTKRKKCVCGHRIFTGWRQQELFSRLDPHVPVHFRNTFQEVSLEFTKGKISLEDYVFNLKAIVGIQVLVEAVGIGKGKDDLTGLAMEPVKGNPLFPECPVGKDCSSLAASDIIKLLTGGFRLSKARCNDIFWEAVWPRLLARGWHSEQPKNQGYVDTSHYLVFLIPGIKKFSRRKLVKGNHYFDSVSDVLSKVASEPTLIELEAEETRGSICNEEDGWDIGVPSSLDDQSICQPRHYLKPQVSKRNLNHVKFTVVDSSLGGGKKLSKVKEMRYSTDDLKVVSLFTTLSSRTPRIFSESSLDKNDLDALGMSLDGEKIMNNVDCNEGSTSHACSSNSTKFTIVDTSLVRGGTSVRPRELRCLPVEYDSASEMTNSTENEADSSDNSLVQHAPDAANRSDHRKGIFDRSIHDKSSELKGHRSRGTLKHQSSRRSKSRQSNNLVPLVKRRRLTACSDTEISNVIENFSGGIRSKQVGICCALKAPSAGGNAFKARGYRKKLSSTKPSVRGGPKEANGGGMLSANCFGMRKSRRENAEHQSPLLIDLNLPQIALASDNGDVVPMEVENIQRINANNTSFPSPLDNPNADALSTSVDLASAAEEPDMNPRRHSTRSRPMTIKALAALEYGFLEVKKTPKCTGARTHKKSHFKVLSQVPQQSQSKIKSCNVGIGTGDPIEERDASGAFIVE, encoded by the exons ATAATTCCTCCAAGTTCTCCTGAGATAAGTGGTGTGTGTGGGCATCCGATAGAGAACCCTCGAGTTGGTGATGAGTATCAGACAGAGATTCCATCCATGATATCGCAATCAAAGCATCTGCAGCTTCTAACAATTCCTTCTGGTTCGGATGGAATATTTGAGGCTTCCCATTCCTTTCTAATAGGTTTACCTGTCCCAGTTATGTGGGTGGATAATAATAAGGTAAACAATGGAGAGGATGGAGGGTGTGGATCGTTGAGCCACCCTGGGGATGCAGTTCTTACAGATGAGTCCAGCAAATCtagaaaaagcaaaaagcatTGTACTATGAAGAAGGAAGGTTCAGAGCTCAATGCTGAATTATTGGATGATGGAAAGGAATTGAAACCAGCAACCTTTCAATCGAATGTCTCAGGTGAAGATAACTTAGATCAGCCGTGTAAAAGAAAAAGCTATATCCCTCTTCCTGGTTTCCTGCATAACCCTTGGAAAGATGCTGATGTAGATGGTTTTATTcttggtttatatatatttggaaaaaaTCTTGTTCAGATAAAGAGATTCATAGACAAGGAGATGGGGGAAATACTGTCATTTTATTATGGGAAATTTTACAAGTCTGATGCATATCGTAGATGGTCAGATACCCgaaagacaaaaagaaagaaatgtgtATGTGGACATAGAATTTTTACAGGGTGGAGACAACAGGAACTGTTCTCTCGTCTGGATCCGCATGTCCCAGTGCATTTTCGAAATACTTTCCAAGAG GTCTCTTTGGAATTTACAAAGGGTAAAATTTCACTAGAAGATTATGTATTCAATTTAAAGGCCATTGTTGGCATCCAAGTTCTTGTAGAAGCTGTTGGTATTGGTAAGGGGAAAGATGATCTCACAGGTCTTGCCATGGAACCTGTAAAGGGCAATCCATTGTTTCCTGAATGTCCAGTAGGCAAAGATTGCTCCTCCCTTGCAGCCAGTGACATAATCAAGCTTTTGACTGGGGGCTTTCGTTTGAGCAAAGCTCGTTGTAATGACATTTTTTGGGAAGCTGTTTGGCCCCGTTTGCTGGCAAGAGGGTGGCACTCTGAACAACCAAAGAATCAGGGTTATGTTGATACCAGTCACTATCTTGTTTTTCTCATTCCTGGCATTAAGAAGTTCTCAAGAAGGAAACTTGTGAAAGGTAATCACTACTTTGACTCTGTCAGTGATGTTTTGAGCAAAGTTGCATCAGAACCAACACTTATTGAGCTTGAAGCTGAAGAAACTAGAGGCAGCATCTGCAATGAGGAGGATGGCTGGGATATAGGAGTACCGTCTAGCCTGGATGATCAATCCATTTGTCAGCCCCGTCATTATCTTAAACCTCAGGTTTCTAAACGCAATCTGAACCATGTGAAGTTCACTGTTGTGGATTCTAGTTTGGGTGGAGGGAAAAAATTATCCAAGGTGAAAGAAATGAGATATTCAACAGATGATTTGAAAGTTGTGTCCTTGTTCACCACTCTTTCAAGTAGAACTCCGAGGATTTTTTCGGAGAGCTCACTGGATAAAAATGATCTGGATGCTCTTGGTATGTCATTGGATGGTGAAAAGATAATGAATAACGTAGACTGCAATGAGGGTAGTACATCTCATGCATGCAGCTCAAACTCTACAAAGTTCACCATTGTAGATACCAGTTTGGTCCGTGGAGGAACATCAGTCAGGCCAAGAGAACTAAGATGTTTACCAGTTGAGTATGACTCTGCTTCTGAAATGACCAATTCAACTGAGAATGAAGCGGATTCCTCTGACAATTCACTGGTTCAGCATGCACCAGATGCAGCAAATAGATCCGACCATAGAAAGGGTATATTTGACAGGAGCATCCATGACAAAAGCTCTGAATTGAAAGGACACCGGTCAAGGGGAACTTTAAAGCACCAATCAAGTCGAAGATCAAAATCCAGACAGTCGAATAACTTAGTCCCTCTGGTGAAACGACGGAGACTAACTGCTTGTTCCGATACAGAGATAAGCAATGTCATTGAGAATTTCTCTGGAGGCATTCGGTCAAAACAAGTGGGAATTTGTTGTGCTTTGAAAGCACCAAGTGCTGGTGGTAATGCCTTTAAAGCCCGTGGTTACCGAAAGAAGTTGTCATCAACTAAACCCTCGGTAAGAGGTGGTCCAAAAGAGGCGAATGGTGGAGGGATGTTGAGTGCAAATTGTTTTGGTATGAGAAAGTCTCGTAGAGAAAATGCGGAACATCAATCCCCGCTTTTGATTGATCTGAATCTACCTCAAATTGCTTTAGCCTCTGATAATGGGGATGTGGTGCCGATGGAGGTGGAAAACATCCAAAGAATAAATGCCAATAATACAAGTTTTCCATCTCCATTGGATAATCCTAACGCCGACGCATTGAGCACCTCTGTTGATCTTGCTTCTGCAGCAGAGGAACCTGATATGAACCCTAGAAGACACAGCACAAGAAGCCGACCAATGACCATTAAAGCATTGGCTGCTCTTGAATATGGGTTCTTGGAAGTGAAGAAGACGCCAAAGTGCACTGGAGCTCGTACACACAAGAAATCCCATTTTAAAGTCCTATCTCAGGTCCCACAACAAAgtcaaagtaaaataaagtcATGCAATGTCGGCATTGGTACCGGGGATCCGATTGAAGAAAGGGATGCTAGTGGAGCCTTCATTGTTGAATGA